One region of Tachysurus vachellii isolate PV-2020 chromosome 11, HZAU_Pvac_v1, whole genome shotgun sequence genomic DNA includes:
- the alkal1 gene encoding ALK and LTK ligand 1 isoform X2 — protein sequence MQAEKRWHILLSVIVLLITSSRCMDSREATHADSQTLLDLLLRVIKDGEREKINTREKSAYSRPIEIVLRDISIKDRFIKHFTGPVKFPSECKMHFHRIYHNTRECSRPAFYKRCARLLVRLAMSPLCAQP from the exons ATGCAGGCTGAGAAGAGATGGCACATATTGTTGAGTGTAATTGTTTTGCTCATCACCTCCAGCCGGTGCATGGACAGTAGAGAAGCGACACATGCAGACAGTCAAACTCTGCTGGACCTGCTGCTGCGCGTGATCAAGGACGGCGAACGGGAAAAGATCAACACGCGAGAAAAATCCGCCTACAGCAGGCCTATAG AGATCGTCCTGAGAGACATCAGCATTAAAGACAggtttataaaacatttcacaG GACCAGTCAAGTTCCCGTCGGAGTGCAAGATGCATTTTCATCGGATTTACCACAACACACGGGAGTGCAGCAGACCAGCGT TCTATAAAAGATGTGCGAGATTGCTGGTGAGGTTAGCGATGAGCCCGCTGTGTGCTCAGCCGTAG
- the alkal1 gene encoding ALK and LTK ligand 1 isoform X1 — protein sequence MQAEKRWHILLSVIVLLITSSRCMDSREATHADSQTLLDLLLRVIKDGEREKINTREKSAYSRPIEIVLRDISIKDRFIKHFTAGPVKFPSECKMHFHRIYHNTRECSRPAFYKRCARLLVRLAMSPLCAQP from the exons ATGCAGGCTGAGAAGAGATGGCACATATTGTTGAGTGTAATTGTTTTGCTCATCACCTCCAGCCGGTGCATGGACAGTAGAGAAGCGACACATGCAGACAGTCAAACTCTGCTGGACCTGCTGCTGCGCGTGATCAAGGACGGCGAACGGGAAAAGATCAACACGCGAGAAAAATCCGCCTACAGCAGGCCTATAG AGATCGTCCTGAGAGACATCAGCATTAAAGACAggtttataaaacatttcacaG CAGGACCAGTCAAGTTCCCGTCGGAGTGCAAGATGCATTTTCATCGGATTTACCACAACACACGGGAGTGCAGCAGACCAGCGT TCTATAAAAGATGTGCGAGATTGCTGGTGAGGTTAGCGATGAGCCCGCTGTGTGCTCAGCCGTAG
- the alkal1 gene encoding ALK and LTK ligand 1 isoform X3 — MDSREATHADSQTLLDLLLRVIKDGEREKINTREKSAYSRPIEIVLRDISIKDRFIKHFTAGPVKFPSECKMHFHRIYHNTRECSRPAFYKRCARLLVRLAMSPLCAQP, encoded by the exons ATGGACAGTAGAGAAGCGACACATGCAGACAGTCAAACTCTGCTGGACCTGCTGCTGCGCGTGATCAAGGACGGCGAACGGGAAAAGATCAACACGCGAGAAAAATCCGCCTACAGCAGGCCTATAG AGATCGTCCTGAGAGACATCAGCATTAAAGACAggtttataaaacatttcacaG CAGGACCAGTCAAGTTCCCGTCGGAGTGCAAGATGCATTTTCATCGGATTTACCACAACACACGGGAGTGCAGCAGACCAGCGT TCTATAAAAGATGTGCGAGATTGCTGGTGAGGTTAGCGATGAGCCCGCTGTGTGCTCAGCCGTAG